Sequence from the Populus nigra chromosome 17, ddPopNigr1.1, whole genome shotgun sequence genome:
GCATAGAAGTGGCTGGATTTAGTGATCCAGTGACAAATTTAGACTTCTGTTCCCTAACACTAAGTCTGGCTGTTGGCAACAAATGTGGACTGGTCAGAGATGTTTCTTTAGTGGTTTTTCTTTTGCCTTCTAACTAATGTGTACTTGtcatttttttctgtatttacCATACCTATGTCATTGATGTATAGGTTCGCATTTATAACCTGGATGGCAGCTCAGATGAGACTACCTTCCACTTTCTCATAGATACTAAACATGAAGGTAAGTTGTAGGAGGTCCTTCTCTAGAAGCacacaaacttttttttcttcaaacatTAACTTTCTTTGGCAAGAGAGTCCAAATTTGAGATCCAGCTTTACTTTCTGTTTCGAGATGAGTTATGAACTTTCATCCAGACAAAAATAGAATTCCTGCTCGTTATCCAATATCAATTGCAAAAAGAAAGTCATACATGGAATATTGACTAtgctaaaatttcaaatttttgcaATTGGCCTGTTGTTAAAACTGGTTTTAAAATGccagaatttttttcaaaatagtacaTATTGGAAAAAGTTTTcaaattgctaagaatttgaGCAATTGACTTCGTGACATGATGGCTTTCAACTCTGAGAACATAATCTTTTTGTTACCTCATTTGATTTTCCAGCTCGCTAGATTGTAACCACTTTTAGTCACTAATCATATGCAAACTGCTGCAGATAGAAAAATGGCAAGCTTACTTCATCATTTAATTGATTTCAGCCATCTGATATGGAAACTATTACTGAAAAAGCTTTCCATTTTCAGTTAGATAGAAAAGTTCCTCATTTACATGGTCCTTTCACTGCAGACAGTTCATTTCTTGTCACTGGATCATTGATATTGCATTTGTTTTGAGAAAGTATCATTACATCTCTACTTGCTCAAACTAATAGATTTATTACTCGTCTCATAGTTCACACGTTGCCTCAAGGGAAAGGTCCTCCACTTAGAGctgttttttctcttctcaattCTCCTATTCTTGCACTACAGTTTGCTAATTATGGAGCCAAGCTTGCTGTGGGGCTAGAATGTGGTCGTGTGAGTATTGTCTGTCTTGTCATTTGTATtatgttgttttgattgttttcatGCTAAGTTTGTTGACTGGGgcttttagtttctttgttcATATGAATTCTTGTCTTGTATGCTTTCATTTCAGGTGGTTGTACTTGATACGAGTTCATTAGCAGTTTTGTTCTCTACAGAATCTGTATCCAGCTCTTGCTCGCCAGTCATTTCAGTGAATTGGGTTGAATGTATAAATACTTGTAGCCTTGTGAAAAGCCCAAAGCATTCAGATTCTAATATGCCAATCAACCCTATAGAGCAATTCATGTTTTTCCTTACCAAGGATGCAACTCTTTATATGATTGATGGTGGAACCGGTAGCATGATCAGCTCCCATCCATGgcatccaaaaaagaaatcagttGCAATTTCTATGTATGTTATAGGCAAGTATAATCTTAAAGTAGAAGTAAATAagagttttgtttctttgtattTGACTTTCACAAGTAAGttctggaattttatttttatttttttcaacagaTGGCAGTCCTTCTGTACCTGGCTTAACAGATGGAAAGCAGCTGGAGGAGTCTGACCAAAATTTCACAGCCAAAAATGAATCTGAACATACAACAACTTCAACAGGGATTAGTTCACATAATAATGAGCATCACTCTTCAGTTAACACACTAACCAGAGAAAGATTGCTGGattcatttattttgctttgttgTGAGGATTCATTGCACTTATACTCTACAAAGAATGTTATTCAGGTAGCTCCAttgcctttttttgtttttactttcaaCAATGATTTACTCTGTTTGCAGTCCAACTAATATATCTTCCTTAGGGAAACAACAAAACCATTTGTAAAGTGAAACATGCAAAACCTTGCTGTTGGGCTTCAACTTTTAGGAAAGAGGGAAGCATTTGTGGAGTGGTTTTGCTGTTCCAGAGCGGAGTAATAGAAATCAGGTGAAATTCTTATCTTCATAATAATGCAGATTGCTTTCCAGCATTTTCGTACTGCACATCTAAATAGTATTACTAGTAGCAATATTGTTGATATTGCCTATATTTGGACAGATCATTTTCGGGTTTAGAGTTGGTGAAAGAAACCTCCTTAATGTCAGTTCTAAGGTGGAATTTCAAGGCAAACATGGAGAAGATGATGAGTTGTGATAATGGGCAGATTACACTGGTATTATTTgcttctaaaattttgacatcGTCAGAAAATCATCTTTGTACTTGTTTTTTCCATGTTAAACTTATGCATGCCATGTCTACCTTTTTATACTACTGCATACTTTCTTAAACTACTGCTTGTCATGTCAACCTTTTTGAGCCATGGGTGTGTTGTCACTTCAATAAATTACAGTCTAATTGTTCTGCACTCTTCACAACTATTGTGATTATATCTAATGTCGATAATTTTGTAGGCTCATGGGTGTGAATTGGCCTTCATCTCACTATTTTCCGGTGAAAATTGTTTCAGGTATATAATGAAAAAGCATGTTTAACTAATGCCATGCATGTATAGCCAATGCCTGGACAATCGTCGTTGTAAATTTCAGTTGTGCTTATTAGTAGGAAAGCGAACTTCTGACAGACCTGCAATGCTCTTTGTAGGATTCCAGAGTCTCTTCCATGTCTTCATGATAAGGTACTTGCCGCCGCCGCCGATGCTGCCTTTAATTTCTCCTCGAATCAGAAGAAGAAGCAGGTGCAAATTACTACCATCAGTTTCAGATTATAATaagtataattttgtttttgtatcttATCTTATGTTGTTATAGGGTACTAAACCTGGGATTCTGGGTGGCATTGTCAAAGGCTTTAAAGGGGGAAAGGTAGACCACAGTGTGGATATTACTCTGAATCCCAAATCTGATTTTAGTCATCTTGAAGGTGCTTTTTCGAAGCAGCCATTCTCAGATTCATATCAAACTGCAGTAGATAATGAGGAAGTTGTGGAGCTTAACATAGGTTTGTGGACCTTAATATATGTTATTACCCGTGCCTATCTGTACCATAGTCTTTTCTCTCCCATACTAAAAACTGTCCCCGTGCAGATGATATAGAGATAGATGAACCTTCTCTACCCACAGCAACTACTTCATCACAAGATGTGAAGCATATGAAGAGaggtaaatttgatttttccacACGTTATGCAAGTTTTAACTGATGTTGGTCATTTAACACTACAGATTTTGCATTCCAGAGAAGTGGTCGGAAAGGGAGCAATTAGTAGGTGCGACTGATGATATGAAGCCCAAACTTAGGACACCTGAAGAAATTATGGCTAAATACAGAAAAGCAGGGGTAATTTCCTGTGATCAACTTGTCTCCTCCATCTTAACATCTGTTCCAATGGATTTCCTTGTCTGATGTGGTTACTGTGTTCAGGATGCCGCTTCGGTTGCTGCACATGCAAGAAAAAAGCTTGTAGAAAGGCAGGAAAAACTTGAAGTAAGATATTATGGATTTAAGATTTCTGTGAGATTGCTTTGGTATTTGAAATGGATAAAATGGCTTCTACTTTGTTAAAGCTAAACTAACTTGTAGGTTTTGTTGAGTGGAAATgatgagagaaaagagaagatgcCAATTCTTTGTGGCAACAATGAATTGGGAGTTTCCCCTCTCTTGTCACCCTATATTTGCCGCTTTTGTTTGCAGCTAACTGAGAAATTCACTATACAATTTCATTGCTTTATTAATATCCCTGTAGACTACATTGGTTATGTCTCATGGTCAAGTCAGTGAATTTCAGCTTATCCTTCTAGATCTGTTAACTGTGCATAGATTGTCTTGATGACCCCTAAAGATACCTTTTTATCACTCTGCACCAGAGAATCAGTAGGCGCACTGAAGAGCTCCAAAGTGGAGCCGAAGACTTTTCATCAATGGCAAATGAGCTTGTCAAGTTAATGGAAAAACGAAAATGGTGGCAAATATGAAGAAAATAGAAGTCTAGCTTGCTGGCATGGGTTTTGATTGTTTGTACCCTTTTTGTCGTGAGTTTTAGGAGTGCATTTTTTAAATCTCTAATGTATGTTAATTTATCCGACtgcagttaatttttttgtgcaaTATGTAAAACACGGAAGCTCGAgacatttcttattattttcatttgttgtatagaattttttgttttctagaaataaaaagagattgAAAGAGATTGATTCACTGAAACCGATGCTGCCCATTCATTAACTGAGAGAAACCAGAAGGTTTGCTAAACGGGACTGGATTTTTCTCAGCAATGTACCAGCCAGATGCAAGGGTTATGCTATTTGTTGCTGGTTCTACGATTGTGGCCTCTTTATGTTGTTTTACAAGGCAAGGTTCTTGCTGCAAGACAAGCAGGTTCAAATAATAGCATCAATTTTCTCTAGATTGCTTTGTGAAATTGTGATTTGGCTGTGTTACTTAAGGGTTCCAGGtgctgaaaattaaaaattcagggCTAAAAAAGGCTCAAATTATGACTGGAGGCCAGATTTTACTAAATTTGAGGTTTCATTTGAGTTGTGGAGCTTAATATAGGCCATTGGAGCTTAAAGCATGCTAATTATGGTGGGGCTTAATATAGGTATGTGGAGCTTATTACATTAATATACCCAAAAACTCTATTCTCTTCATATTTCCCTCTCAGCTCGTGTTTTCTTCATCGGAATTGATACGGAAACACTGAACCTGCTCATATGGCGACCAAATCATCCAATGAAgttcaaaacaaaaggagaggTAAATCTGAGCTATCGTGTGTCAGCTCGAATGGATTATATTGAACAGTAATCATCTCTAATTTTGCAGAGAAGAGAACTGGAAGGGAAAATTTATTGGGTTACGGCGAGGAAACAAAGCCCAGAAGCAGGAAACTTGGAGAAATCGTAGCCAAGTACAGAAAATCCAAGGTAATGTTGCATCTTGGTTAAAATCAATCAACTCTTATTTCATTGGTAAGGCCAACAGATTTGAATTGATTGTGTTTTTCCGGTTTGGTAAATAATTTCAGGATGCCTCTTCCCTGGCTATGAGTGCAAAGAACAAGCTGGTGCAAAGGCAGGAAAAGCTTGGTGTAAGATTCCAGGGATAGATCTAAACATCTTCTGTTTTCGTTGTTTAATTTCCCTAGATTCATCTCGtgtcataatttatttgatcaaaacTTTCTCCAGATGACCTGCTTAGGCAAATTACCTGTTTATGGATTTCTTCAGCCTTCATACATTCCTTGACAATCACAATTATATTGCTTTCTGAAATTTGATTGTTATACACAAGCAGAGTATTCTTACCACCtgcaatatgattttttattttatttttgtttgtataaTAATTATCAGAAAATCAACAATCAAACTGAAGAGCTGGAAGGTAATTCAGAAGACTATGCATCATTGGCAAATGAACTTCTCAAGAAGATGGAGAAACGAAAATGGTGGCAAATATGATAAAGATAATACAGGCCTGATATGCTAGCTATCTGACactttttttcaggttttcccTTCTGTTTGTTTACCCCTTGTGCATGGTGAGATTTCTCCAAGACACCAGCAGGAGATTATACCTAAAGTATGCTTGCTGGCATGtaattcattataaaattaagaaactgTACTTTGATATGTATGGAGTAATTTTCAACTGTGCTTGCATTTCTATAGATGATTATGGGTTGCACATTATAAAAGCAGCTTTCCTCCAACTTCCCAATCACCAATTCCATGAATAGGACTGGTTCTTCAATGGTCTCTTGGATTCACAGTTAATGttctataattatttcttttcctcCAAACACTATTTCCATGGAAAATTAAACCCGTGACCACTGAAGGCAATGCACCAAAAATTGTCGAAAAGTATCATAGCTAGGCACTGAAGGCAATGCACCAAAAATTGTCTAAAAGTATCATAGCTAGGCTTACGCCACAATACTGAACTTGTACAAATGTAGCATCACAGAGCACTGAAGGCCATCTAGAGTCTAAAAAGAGGATGGGATACCAAAAGTTCAAAAAGAAGAAACGAAGCAGACCTTCAGAAGACCTGGAAACCAACGCCGCGTGTTATTGTCAGCTTCAAGAATGAGTAGAAGTAGAAAGTTGCATCATAAATGTGAACAATGTAACTCATTGAAAATTTGATTCATAGCCTACTCGGAACACTCACTAGGACCAGACATCTCCCACATTGTCCTGAACAAATCATCTGATAGCAAGTCTTTTGCCAACAACATCCCTCAACTCAATTTCACCAGGAAACCGATGCTCCATCAACTTGGAGAAAACCTATGATGAGGAGAACACAAAAGAAAGCATTTTTATTCATACCACATTTGTTCCTGCAAAACATCCTAACAACCTATATGCAGGTATTTAAGGTTATCTCCTCCTAAGTCTAAAATTGCAGTATGATTCATaacataaaaggaaaaggaaatttgGCTCAAGTAAAAAGACAACATGCGGCATTAAAAACAGAAGTGACTTTACCAATTCACCATTGCAAAATACTTCAAAAGCACCAGAACTCTGAAGGAATGATTGGATAAAGTTTCCAAAAAGCCAAGTGCTAGCAATACTTCCGAATCTGTTCGCACGCAACGAATAATACCACGAGGGTGGAGCTGCAAATCCTAACCTTGGAAAAATCTGTTCGCCTGCCAATATTATCCCAATTATTCCAAACTGAACAGCAGGAACTACTTTGCTGAGTAGGCGCTTCGGAAGCGGAGCAGGATGGTTTGCCAAAATAACCTGTATCCCAGGAAATTCTGATTCCAGCATATTTTTCATAGTCACAGCAGTTCCTCTGCCAAAAGAAACACAACTTATCTGTGAACATTAaatgtaagagaaaaaaaaactaggattaAAAACGGTAACCTTACAACCACAAAtcctaaaactaaaaattagatctaattaatattattaatttgttcCCACATGAATGAGAAAATACCTCCCTTTACTctacttttaattatataaaaaaaaaactgtccgcaacaattggaaaaataattatggCAAATAATCTTGATTCTTGATGGTAcacaattatgaaaaataatttataaacaatcACCACCAATGCAAGTTAGACTCAGGATAATTAAAAGTCTATTTGACATAACTtataaaaagtgaattttgaCTTTAAGTCATACTTCAAAgttgtttttcataaataatttatgacaaaaatattttcaaatgacTTTAAGTTTAAGTTAAAAGTAAGTTTGATAGAAATAACTCAAAGCAACTGTtctaaagaatatatatagtgTAAGTTAAAATCTACAAGTCAGaagtaaaattaaatctaaattttataaaaaaatttctaaccaaacatatatataacttttctacgagtaaaaaaaaacttaaatcaatcATATCAAACGGAACCTAAACGATTTCAGTTTAATATAACAATAACAGCAAACAGAAAATGTGGAGAATGGATTAAACCTGTAAGAACAAGAAACACAGAAGTTGATGTTAATAACGTTGCCAAACCCAATATTGCCTAATCCTCCAACAATGGTGCTTGATTTCTGCATCTCATCAAAACATTAAAGAGTatcacaaagaaagaaaacccaCTTCGATTATGTGAAAAGCATAAAGAAACATGAAATTTGAGAAGTTTAAAGACACCTGTTTCGGAAATTGAAGTGGCTGTTGTTGATGAACTTGTTGAGGTTTTGTTTGGAATTGATGGATGTTGTGGTGATCATTTGGAGTTGGTTTTGGAGGTGGTGATGTTGTGAAGAGATTTAGAATGTCTGAGCAAAACAGAAAGATTGGTAAGCCTAGAAGGAGGATTTGAGATCGATCCATTTCTAGCAAGAAAGCAAGGTCAGGGATGATGACGGAATGCTGTAAAGTCTACCGAGCGGCTTTTGACGTCGTTTTTATCTGCGATTTATTTCGAGGAAAACGGGCCAATGCCCACTACTATTCCGATCGAGCCTTAGGGCCCAGTGGCACATTGGAACAACAAGACCATACCCAACCCAGAAATTGACGATAAAAGGTTCATTGAGTTATTGTATAAATTTACAGGTTATAGAGcacatacaaattaattatttttattaaaacgatagcattttgtttttttagtatccAGGTTGGGTTTAAACTAGATCAATTAGATttcttcatattattatttaatttaatttaattaaaaactcggTTTAAAATAGACTTTGAATTTTAAGGTAGCTAGCTTagtattatcttattttagtttGAGAATTTCCCTtgccattaaataaaaaaaataagggaagatTTAGTTCAATATCATGTAAAATAGTTAGattaatattatgtaaaataaacATACATATAGACATATCCAACCTTTGGTATATCTATCtctaattaaagttttatttacaGAATTACCTTAAATTTGAAGCTTGATACAAATATGATAGAATTTTTCCACGCACATATGGAAATGTAGGAGAGGTACTGGTACTGTACCTACGTTGCGCAGCGAgatttgttttcattaaaaatattgtttaggcaaatgtgtttaaaaaaagagggaaaaacaTTTACATCTCGAGTTATTGAttgaacagattttaaaaaatcagttttattttaattaaatgataaaaaaaaaagtaataataagtaatggacaaaattaataaaaaaaaatgataacgataacttgagaaaaaaaatatttttgtaaaacgGGACAAATAACGTAGCTCAATTCCCGGcctattaaatacaaaaaaataaaattggataaaaaagaaagaaaaaaaaaactagattaaaTCAATCCAACTTAGTAAGATAAGCCTGTAACTCGGGAAATGTCTGCCAAATATGTGCCCCAATCATGAGATCGGATAATctattagaaaagaaaacataaaaagtcaaaaagaaaataagtttaaaaaaaaacaatatcaatccgcattaatttttcaaacttgtcATCTAAAGCATTAGACCATAAGcaccttatattaaaaaacaatgaagctcaatttcccaactaattaaatgttgaaagattaacttggaaaaaaatatcaattatacaaaaggataaaaaaatgacaattaaaaaaataaagatcaaaattgaaatacaaaataaattttatttttaattaaatggtgaaattaaaaggaGAAATTAATTGAGCAAAAGGaccaagaaataattaaaagaatgaggatcaaaattgaaaataaaattaaaataattttttgattaaatggtgaaattaaaaagaaaaatcacttaaacaaaaatcctaaaaaaatattcaaaggaAGGACgatcaaattagaaaacataatatatGACAACTtgggattgaatgatgaaattgaaaatatataaaacttctacaaaacaactaagaagaaaaattagaaatcaaaagaataagtacAAAAATGATCAAGTTGAAAGGTCCATTGACGACAAACTAGACAACCACAACCAACACGCATTGCACCACTAGTAAAAGGACATGACAACGCTTCTAATGACATGATGAAAGAGTGTTTTTGGATGTCGAGAGGCGCCGCATGCGCTAAAGAATGCGCCACATACGCCCCtacctttttggtttttttttttatatttgttcaaataccaaattgcaccTAAATTGacatgacaataataataataataataataaaaactattgCGAAAAGATGGAAAAGCCCCTTAACaccatttttaaatttattttgcttttaagagcATTTTGATCGTTTCAttatacttttgtttttttgtcaaatacTAAATTTCTCCTTAactaaattgataatattgaaaaaactattatgaaaatatgaaattgcCCCTTGATgttagttttagatttttttttaatgcaaatggTATTTTAGTCTTTTCACTGTacatttaaaacaagaaaaaacttatttatctgaggttaatttgataataactaGTAGATCTTATGAGAAGATTAAAATAACCTTAAAAGCGAGTGTTAAGGTTTTTTAGATGGAGAagcaaaactataaaattattgttcaagTGAACAATGATTCACTCACGAGTTACAATGAAAATTCCTTTccaattggattttattaatGTTAGCTTAGGAGTTTGCAGTGGTATTATGAGGGGGAAATGCATCATTAAGAGCCCAATTAGTGTTGTGATATTGATTGATTTTcaagtacttttaaaaatatattaaaataatatattttttaatatttaaaatttatttttaatataaatatgtgaaaaaatattaaaaatatgatatttatttttattttctctatctcGATCGCTCTCgccctcttctttctctttgccTAGTCAGTGTTTCATCCTATCCTAATATTACtgatagaaaaacaatcaacaaTTTCTAGaattgaaatatatcaaaaaattgcATATTCCTTAAATGTAATTACATAATTCCTTCAATCATTAAGAAACAATGTAGAGACGTGCACATATATAACACGACAAGCAATTGAGTAGGCAaacaatctttttttcattcaacaAAATCAGGTTTCAAGATAAAGTACTTGAGAGTAGTTTCTAGCCACCTAAATTTGAATAGAAAATACAACCATAtgacaaaaaatattgattaaacCATAAgattattatagaaaaatttaTTGTAATAAGTAATAAAACCCATAACATAGAAAACATCTCAATAAGTTTGATctataaatttgaaattgaagaaatggaaccctaaaatagaagaaatatatggaaaaaaaataattacttgtgGTTTAATTTAGTTGTGGagaaagttgtttttattaaaaacaggTATATGTTGATGTTTAACGTAAGTAAGTGAAGAAAAGTGAGAAAGGAAAGTGTATTTCTTtgctaagaagagaaaaatgtttTCGTagcaaaaatgattattttttaagttttgtggAAACATTTTCCATTGCCCAATTCTCTAAAATTCActagaaaagtttgaaaaattattttaaaaatattattttttatgaaacaaacaaggaaaaaatttgaattattgatgaaatattctgttagtaatttaattttttttgaggtaatttttgttgaaagaaaattaaaattaaaaaaaaagttaagggaTTTTAATTATCAATAGAATTACtgacaattttttatatataaaaaatagatttttgatttttaaaattaaaaatatatgtttttaattttttaaatatttttttatggaattagtGATGAAGATTTGTttcctatttttattattaattagggACGGAATCTTTTAGTCACCAATCCATCGATAACTCTATGAGTAAGTAGtgatgaattgttttaatatctaattcatttggtaattagaaatatttatgTCACTAATTTATGTCTTTATAACCAACTTTTCTCGAGACAAAATTgagatcattttaaaaaagtgaatatATATAACTCATTTAATAATTATCTGCCAAAATATTCTGGCAACGAATTTAGGtcattaaaaccaaaaaacaaattgaagagatttttaattatcaatagaattaccaaaaaaatcattttaaaaaaatagattactaaattttgaaattaatttttttctaattttaaatactttgtttttcaaGCAATATGAAAGTCCAAAAACATCTTAATGACACTTTTCTCGTCTAGATAAATACTTTGATATTAAGTGCCAATGAAATTAGACCATctaatttctctctttcatcatttttcaacgatttctttttctctcttaagCTCAAGGgctaaaatgtaaataaaataaaaatttgaactaaagtatttaattttcaaactaaaaggaCCAAAAAGGATTTTTGAAAAACCCCTAAGCCAGCAAAATCAAGCAAAAAGGcaatgaaactattttttttacaaaaaaaactcacaCCCTTTTAAAGGGTGAAACTAGTGTCGTTCGTAGTTCGTAGTTGTCTTTCCCAATAAGTGtgctttttgaaaatcaaatttgtatTCTTATTTTTACAGGGATATATCAGTATCTTAACTACTAGATAACACTTCATTGATATAAGTAAGTAATGTTAAACATTAATAAAGTAGGATAAGAAAAAATTCCAAGGATTTCATAAAACTTGTAAATGAATTCCATTTTAAGACTCTACAAACttcatttttgaaattttttattgttatattttacttgatatttaacattatttttttatatgtatttactCTAAAAACTACAAAATCGTAATAGTATTCCAAGTTCGTTGCTATTTTATTGACAGTGATATAGTATTTAGTAAATACTGTTTTTGTAAATTCTTACATTCTTGATttccaaatatttattacttttaaaatataaatataaaaattacccTCCAACTATATACACGATCTCAATTTTATCACCAAATATATCTTATATCAATCTTACTCTCAAACTTGAAAACTTTTCAATTCAgaatttacatttatttttaaggctTTTTACATATTTCCATTCAAATtatactcttttttcttttttagaaatgaTGTGATTTTATAGAGAATCTAACTGTTTTAGTTAAGTGATTCTAATAGAAAGGAtgaagttgatataaaaaatagttgatatacaaaattaatattattctaataataTGGAGAAATATtcgatgttttttcttttaaaaatagtgATGGCagtggaggttttttttttttttttaataataaagtcTAGTATCAATTATTGTACTAAAGAAAGCTCCAAAACCATTCGAACATGATTGCATCCTTTAGACTATAATGGATATATAACCTTTGGTCCGTATTTCTTTTTGAGAAAGACAACAGCAATGTTTggaaatacaattaaaaaaaattaaatatttgtttaaaattatttttttattttttaaaatcatttgaatgtgctggtttgaaaatatattttaaaaaataaaaaaatattattttaatatatttttaaataaaaaatattttaaattataatcacCACCAAATTCTTACACATCCATTGTTCAATTATTGCATATATAAAATGAAGCACGATGATGGCATGGGAGGGATCTAGATCTTTTCTTTCATAGTGCCTCCGTGTCCCCATCCAATTTCAGTGCACAAAGTAGGAAAGTTTACTTTTCAACTCACGTTTGACACATGCTTCTCATCATAAGGCCTTCAATGTTGTCACAGCTGGCGATCAATAAGGCCTTTGTCAACTCACGTTTGATGAAGGTTAATTtaggccttttcttttttaaaaaataaagttaaaataatataatttta
This genomic interval carries:
- the LOC133677152 gene encoding uncharacterized protein LOC133677152 isoform X4, whose amino-acid sequence is MYIGDEHGSMSVLKYDSEDAKLLWLPYHITANSLKEAAGFPSPDHQPIVGVLPQPHSSGNRVLIAYQNGLIVLWDVSEGQILFVGGGKDLQLKDDSKNEVDPNIPKDTSHHHLEEKEITALSWASSKGSILAVGYLDGDILFWKTSTTSSTRGQKNESTNSNIVKLQLSSAEKRLPIIVLHWSTSDRPSNDGDGRLFIYGGDEIGSEEVLTVLTLEWSSRMETVRCVGRMDITLAGSFADMILLPCSGPTEGNPKAAVSVLANPGQLHLFDDASLSALPSQQKHKASVLTMGFPMVVPTVDPPITVAKFITLPSGGNSSKMFSEIASATKRGSTPFQGGSANWPLTGGVPSHLSFTEHTGVERVYIAGYLDGSVRLWDATYPALSLICIVEGEVESIEVAGFSDPVTNLDFCSLTLSLAVGNKCGLVRIYNLDGSSDETTFHFLIDTKHEVHTLPQGKGPPLRAVFSLLNSPILALQFANYGAKLAVGLECGRVVVLDTSSLAVLFSTESVSSSCSPVISVNWVECINTCSLVKSPKHSDSNMPINPIEQFMFFLTKDATLYMIDGGTGSMISSHPWHPKKKSVAISMYVIDGSPSVPGLTDGKQLEESDQNFTAKNESEHTTTSTGISSHNNEHHSSVNTLTRERLLDSFILLCCEDSLHLYSTKNVIQGNNKTICKVKHAKPCCWASTFRKEGSICGVVLLFQSGVIEIRSFSGLELVKETSLMSVLRWNFKANMEKMMSCDNGQITLAHGCELAFISLFSGENCFRIPESLPCLHDKVLAAAADAAFNFSSNQKKKQGTKPGILGGIVKGFKGGKVDHSVDITLNPKSDFSHLEGAFSKQPFSDSYQTAVDNEEVVELNIDDIEIDEPSLPTATTSSQDVKHMKREKWSEREQLVGATDDMKPKLRTPEEIMAKYRKAGDAASVAAHARKKLVERQEKLERISRRTEELQSGAEDFSSMANELVKLMEKRKWWQI
- the LOC133677152 gene encoding uncharacterized protein LOC133677152 isoform X5; translated protein: MSVLKYDSEDAKLLWLPYHITANSLKEAAGFPSPDHQPIVGVLPQPHSSGNRVLIAYQNGLIVLWDVSEGQILFVGGGKDLQLKDDSKNEVDPNIPKDTSHHHLEEKEITALSWASSKGSILAVGYLDGDILFWKTSTTSSTRGQKNESTNSNIVKLQLSSAEKRLPIIVLHWSTSDRPSNDGDGRLFIYGGDEIGSEEVLTVLTLEWSSRMETVRCVGRMDITLAGSFADMILLPCSGPTEGNPKAAVSVLANPGQLHLFDDASLSALPSQQKHKASVLTMGFPMVVPTVDPPITVAKFITLPSGGNSSKMFSEIASATKRGSTPFQGGSANWPLTGGVPSHLSFTEHTGVERVYIAGYLDGSVRLWDATYPALSLICIVEGEVESIEVAGFSDPVTNLDFCSLTLSLAVGNKCGLVRIYNLDGSSDETTFHFLIDTKHEVHTLPQGKGPPLRAVFSLLNSPILALQFANYGAKLAVGLECGRVVVLDTSSLAVLFSTESVSSSCSPVISVNWVECINTCSLVKSPKHSDSNMPINPIEQFMFFLTKDATLYMIDGGTGSMISSHPWHPKKKSVAISMYVIDGSPSVPGLTDGKQLEESDQNFTAKNESEHTTTSTGISSHNNEHHSSVNTLTRERLLDSFILLCCEDSLHLYSTKNVIQGNNKTICKVKHAKPCCWASTFRKEGSICGVVLLFQSGVIEIRSFSGLELVKETSLMSVLRWNFKANMEKMMSCDNGQITLAHGCELAFISLFSGENCFRIPESLPCLHDKVLAAAADAAFNFSSNQKKKQGTKPGILGGIVKGFKGGKVDHSVDITLNPKSDFSHLEGAFSKQPFSDSYQTAVDNEEVVELNIDDIEIDEPSLPTATTSSQDVKHMKREKWSEREQLVGATDDMKPKLRTPEEIMAKYRKAGDAASVAAHARKKLVERQEKLERISRRTEELQSGAEDFSSMANELVKLMEKRKWWQI